In the Thermomicrobiales bacterium genome, CGAGCCTGCCGCGGGAATCGACAACAACGAGTTGGCCGTAGTGGTGGTGAAGCATCCTGTCTCGTGCCTCGGCGAGCGGCTCATCGGCCCGCGTCGTGACGATCGCGCGATGGGAGATCTCGGCGATCCCGATCGCGGCCAGTCGGACGATCTCCTCGACGCCGTCGATGATCCGGGTGGCAGCCTCGGGCCGGAGCATGATGTCCGGGTTGTGGGCCAGCGCATTGCGTGTGTCCCGGTAGCGCTCGGCCCGGGCCGCGATTTCGCGGGCGTCCTGCATCGGGGAACGTTCGAGGTAGCGGATCGAATCGCCGAGGCTGGCGCGTTCGTCGTTCATGCCGAGGTTGCTGGCAAGGCTCGCCAGGAATCGGTCGAGCGCCTTCAGCGCCTGCTCCCCCGCGCCGGCCAGATTGGTCCCCGACTCGTTGCGAATATCGGCCAATTCGTCGAGGTAGGCGGATAGATCGAGGCTATGCCGCAGGGGTTGGTCTGGCTGTCGTTGCCTCCAACGTCCGGAGCGCCGCTGTTGTCGGCTCGATCGACCGTCGCTCATCAGGTTTGCCTTTCGATTCTCCGACTCAGCGAATCCAGATGCGCTGGCCTGCGAAACGTTGGATCGCGCGCTCATCCGGCTCGATTCCGAGTCCCGGCCCTGCTGGCGCCCGCACCATCTCGCCGGCGTAATAGTCGCTCAGTCCGCCGATGTCCTCGGCCAGCATGAGCGGGCCACCCATCTCAACCGTGTGCACGTTTGCCAGCGCGAGGGCGAGATGCAGGCCGGCGGCGGACGCGATCGACGACTCAACCATCGTCCCGACCTGGCATGTATAGCCGGCCGTCTCGGCAATAGCGTTCAGTGTCAGACTGCCAAGCAGCCCGCCCGACTTCATCAGCTTGATGTTGATCAGATCGCACGCGCGGAGCGACACCGCCCGTAGCGCGTCGCGGGCGTCGTGGATTGCCTCGTCGGCCATGATCGGCACGCCGGCCATCCGGCGCACCTCGGCCAGTCCCTCCAGGTCGCGCCAGTCGACAGGTTGCTCGACATAAGCGGGGAGATACGGCGCGACTCCACGCGCGCCCTGAATCGCGATCCCCGGTGTGCGCCAGCCCTGGTTCACGTCGATCTTGATCGCGATGTCCGGCCCGACCGCCTCGCGGACCGCGGCGACGCGCCGGATATCGAGCGCTACGTCGTTGGCGTCGCCGATCTTCAGCTTGACCGTGTTGAAGCCAGCGCCGACGTGGGCGACCGCGTCGGCAGCCATCTCGCTCGGCGTCTTCATGCTGACCACGCGTGAGATCGTCAGGTGTGTCCTGGATCGCCCGCCGAGAAGCGCCCAGACCGGCAGGCCCGTGGCGCGGCCGACGAGGTCGTGCAGCGCGATATCGATTGCCGCCTTCGCGGTCGGGTTGCCGCTGATTCGTCGGTCCAGGTCGGAGATGAGCGCGGTGCGATCCAGCGGGTCGCGGCCGAGCAGGGTCGGCGCAAGCAGCCTCAGCGTCTCCAGCACGCCGCCAAACGTCTCGCCGGTCACATGTGGGTCGGGCGTGCCCTCTCCCCAGCCGGTCGTCCCATCGTCCGTTTCGAGTCGCACCAGCACCGACTCGACGTCGGGAAATGTGCCGTAGGAGATGATGAATGGCTCGACAAGCGGCAGGCGAATCGGGATCAGCTCGACTCCGGTGATGCGCATCAGTTCTCCAGCCTACGGTGGGTCGTTCGGTCGACACGGGTCATGGTACGCGAGACGGGCGTCAGCCTCGGTGCTCCAGGAGGTAGTAGCCGCGTGCGCCGCCACGCGATCCCGCGAACCCGGTGATCGTGCAGCCCTCAGCAAATGCTTCCTCGAGCTGACTCCGCACGGCAAACCGCCAGGCGCGTGCGGCAGCCGGGTCATCTGCCAGCAGTGCGTCGATGTCGGCCGGGATCGCGACGCGGACACGCGCACCGGCAGCGGGATAGTCGGGGAGGTCGGCGAGCGCGGCTGGCTCCAGCGGCTTGTGGCCGGCGAGCAACCGGTGACGAACCCGGTCGCTCTCGAGATTCCAGTTGATGAAGAGCCGATCGCTCGGCAGTCCCCCGTACAATCCCCCGGCGAACTCGTCGCCGTAGACGTTCTCTTCGTAGACATGGCTGGTCGCGCCGAGACGCTCGAAGTTCAGCCGGGCATTTGCCGCGCGAAGCGGATCGACTGTCCAGGCTGCCTCGCGGAATCCGGCGCGCAGAGCGAGCGCGCCCTGGAGCGCCTTGAGGGCGAACCCAAGCCCTCCGCGTGCGTCTGGCTCGACCGCCATGAGGTCAGAAATCAGGAGTGGCCGGCCATCGACGAAGCCGCCGTACCCCTGGATGTAGCCGACCATCCGCGCGCCGTCAAACGCGCCAATGACCTCTCCGCCGGTCTTGGGGATGACGACCATGATGGAGTAGGAGGCCAGGTCGGACTCGCTGACGCCGAACACCTCACGCTGCAGGCGCTCGCATTGCGCGAAATCCTCCGGAGAGCGAATCACCCGGAAGTCGAGCGTCCGTGCGCCGATGCTGCGACGCCATCCACCGGGCGCCGGATCGAACCCGAGCGTCTCGGGCGTGAGAGAGTCGCTCACTGATGGTGCGCTCGTTCGGCAGGGCGCGCGACAGCGAAGCCGTAGACGAGGGCAATGATCGGGAAGATGGCGGTGAGCGCGAACATCATTGAGTAGCCAGTGATGCCGGCGACGGCGCCCATACCGATCGCGCCCATGCCGATGCCGGCCTCGAAAAACGACGTGAATGTCGCCATCCCTGCGCCGCGACGGGCCGGCTCGACGAGGTCGACGGCAAAGGCGTTGAGCGCTGGCTGCCCCGCCCCGAAGGCCAGCCCGAAGAGCACGCCAGTGAGGAGCAGCAAGGCGAGCGAGCTCGTCAACGCCAGCGTCCCCATTGCGAGGATGGTCAGGACGAACGTCGGCAGGACGACTGCCAGACGGCTCAGCCGATCTGCCAGACGACCGCCGAAGACGCGTGAGGCGAGGACAGCGACCGCGAAGACGGTGAAATACAGGCCTGAGTTGGCGATATCACGATCCTCGGCGTAGACGATGATGAAGGCTGCGATGGCGCCGTACACGAGGTTCGACAACAGGATCAGAACCGCGGCCGGCATCACCGATGGCTCGAAGAGGCCGCCACGTGACGCGGAGGAGACGTTCTCGTCGGGACCGGGGTCGGTGACGAACGTCAACAGCACCAGCGCAGCGGCCGCGCCACCCGCCGCGATGGCAAAGAGCGTCGTCATCCCGGTCGCGTCACGGATCAACAGACCCAGGTACGGGCTGATCGCGGTCGCGAACGTCGACATCAGTCCCCAGATTCCCATTGCCTCGCCGCGTCGCGATGGCGGGGAGATCTGCGCGATGAAGGCAAAGGACGCGGTGTGGAAGCAGGCCATGCCGAGACCGTGGACGGCTCGGACGCCGAGGACAAGCGGCACAGTGTTTGCGAACATATAGAGGATGCCAGCGAGCAGGAACAAGCCCGCGCCAACCAGAAGGAAGCGCTTCGCGCCAGTCCGGTCGATCTCGCGACCGATGAAGAGACGCGGAAGTAGCGCGGCGATCGAGAAAACGCCAACGATCAGGCCGACCGCCGTCGTCGAGCCGCCGAGGTCGTCGCGGACATAGAGCGGCAACACCGCGGTCAGGAGCTGAAACGAGGCGAACAGCGTCACGCCGGCCGCGCATGTCAGCAGGAATTGCCTGGTGAGGATCGTCGGTGATGGCGCGGCCATCGCGCTCGACGAGCTCATCCGGCCTGCGCGCTCGTGCCGGGGTCTGCCGGCACGATCACTCCTCGTCAGCCTCGTCTGGCCGGCCGTGATCGTCCTCGTAACGCGCCACGCGGGCGCGAACCTCGGCAGGAGTCAGGGCGTTGACATCGATGCCCAGGAGATCCTTCAGGTGCTGGGCATCCTTGTAGCCGTGTGACTTCGCCCACGCCCAGAAGTGGGTCCACGAGACGTCGGCCGGATCGCCGCGCGCGGCGCTGTCTCTGGCGCGCAGATCCGATCCGCGCATCATCGGCGTTGGGGTCTCGCTACTCGGCGGCTCCTGCTCGGCCGTCTCGTCTCCTTGCTGGACAGAACGAGGACGAGCGGGTTGTTCGGTCTGCCGGACGGGACGCATGCGTGACGGCGCCTGAGGCTGGCTGACGAGCTGCTCGGCAGGAGTGACCGCCGGGACAATCGAAACGGGCGCCGCGCCTCGTGTGCGTGGCTGGTCGGTCTCGATATATTCCGCCCCGTAGCCCAGGGCAGCGAGCGCGCGCCCGATCGCGCGTGTCTCGGCTGTCTCGACAAACGCTGCTGCGCCGGCGCGAGTTGCGCTGGCGTGGCTGGTCGCGCTGCCTCCGCCGGGAATGCTGACGGTCGCCTTGCAGATGGCATGTTCATCGTCCAGCGCCAGCAATTCGGTCTGGATGTCCGCCTCGGGATGCTCGTGCCGTAGCCAGTGCATCCGCCACTTGATATCGAGGTAGTAGGAACCATCGTCCAGTTCGCGGAGATGCTCACGGGGATCAAATCGCGTGCTCATGGCTGGGTTGCGCTCCCTTCCCGGCGGCGGTCTCCTACGATTATAGCCAGCCAGCGCCGTTGCCCGGCCGTACAATCACCCAGCGCCGAACACACCGGGCAGGAGGAGATGACGTGGATACAGTTGGATGGACTGCCGATCGTAACGGCGACGGTTTCGTAGACGATATCGCGCCGAGGCTTGTCATCAATCCACCGCGGGGCATGGTTGATCGCGACTTCTGCGCGCGACTGATCGACCTCGCCGCGCGGCTCGGCCTGGAGACGCACGCGCTGACGCTGCCGTTCGCCGTCGTGGCCGGCATGGCCAGGACGGACGATCGGCCAGACCTGACAGTCGCGACTGCCGGCGATCTCCCCGTCCTTCCGGCGCCAACCGCGTTGGGCGACGAGCGAATCGGGAACCCGGGAGAACCGTCCTCCTGTCTCACTGATCTGTTCACGATCCGTGGCGCGCTTGCCGACACCGATGGCGACCTGCTGCCGGACATGACCCGGCTGACCTTCGACCTGCCGGTCGAGATGCCGGCCCAGCTCGCGGCGTCGCTAGCCAATTTCGCGGCGCGCGTCGGGCTGGAGACCGGCGGCGTCACTCTGCCACTGGCCCGAGAAGGTGGATCGCGATTCGTCGTCCGGCCCGATATCGGCACGTCCCGTGTCACCGCAAAGGACGGCGGCTGGCTGGCAGAAGGTGACGCGATCGAGCTTGCCGATCTGCTCGACCGGGTCGCCGGCGAGTGGCCGCACCTGGCTGCGCCGGAATGCGGCGGAGTCGGCCAGTCCCTGGCCCGGCTTCGGCGCTGGCTGGCCGGGGACGGTCCCGAGCCGAACGATCCCGGCGCGGTGCTCTGGGAGCGCGAATGGGAAGCCGACTGGGAGGTCGACGGCGCTGTGGCGGCGATCGCGGAGTTGCCGAATAACGCGTTGGATGGTCGCCGGCTGGTCGTCTTCGCCAGCGAGCCGCCCGACATCCGGCGTGAGCTGGAAGAACGACTCGTGGCCGATCTGGGCTCGCGGGGGATCGACATCGACATCGTCGTCCTCTCCGCGTTCAAGGCCGGCCTGTCCTGGCTGCGCGAGGTCGTCACGCCGGCGCTCGTCGCGCTCCCTGCGTCGCCTGCCCGCGTGCGGATCGCCTACCGCCGGATGGCCGAGGTGAACACGCTCGACATGCCGATTCGCTGGCTCCAGGAGCTGTTCCCCGGCCCGGAGCTGATGGCTGCTGAGCTGGGCATCGATCCGGGCGCGATCGAGATGGTCGAAGCAGGTGATGACACGCCGGCTACCTTCGTTGCCGACGCGTTCGATGCCGAGGGCGCAAGCCTGGGTCGCTGGACCTGCACTCCGCCGTGGCGCGCACAACCGTTCGTTCCGGCGCTGGGAGACGAGCCGGGGCGCGTCGTTGTCACGACCGGGGGCGTGATGGCCGCCGATGGCGATTCCTGGCGCGAGCTGGCGCGCGTGCCGACCGATCTCGAGACGTTCTGGGAGTTCTGGCAGGGTGTGGTGGTTCCCGATCTCTTGCGGCTGGTTGAGGAGGCCGGCGCGCGAGCCGTGTCGCAGCCATTCTTCGGCGAGCTGTTGGCGGAGGTCTGGGTCAGCGAGCCGAACGAGCGGCTCGGTGTCCGCGAGGAGAACGACTCGGCGGCGGAAGCGTTGGCCGAGGATATCTACTTCACGACGCTCGACGCGATCGAGCTGTTCGGGCAGCGCCAGACCGGTGACACGCTCTCCGCGCCGGGCGCAATCGTCCCGATCGTCCGGGTCAGTCCCGGCGCGGCCCCGTGCGCACGGGTCACCCTCCGCGCGGCCCCGTCGCGTCCGTCGCTTCCGTATCCGGATTTGCGTGTTGCCGAGCTCCGGCTCGACGGCAATCACCTGGCGATGTCGATTGTTGCGACCGTCGACGGCGATCCCGCTGCGACCCTTGCCCGTCTCCAACAACTGGCGACGATGGAGCTTACCGACGGACGCGACTTGATCGCGGCACGTGTCGTCCTCAACGACACAACCGTCGACCTGACGCTCTCCCTTACGTCCCCGCTCGTCTCCGGTCCCTCATCCCCCGGCCCTCGCCCGTCGATGACGGCGAATCTGCACGGCGATGCCATCGTCGAGATGGCGGAGTCGCTGGCTGCTGCGCCGGAGGTGACTGCCTGGATCGAGGACTGGTCGTATCAGAGCCGGCCGATCCCGGCGCTGTCACTGGCTGCGCCGTGCGAGGGGCGGTTGCGTTCGCCACTCAAGGCAGCGATCCTCAAGCCGACCTACCTGATCGTGGCCCGTCACCATGCGAACGAAATCTCCAGCACGAACGCCGCGTTCCAGCTCGCCTGGCTCTGCGCGAATGAGCCACACTGGCGACGCTACCTGGATGCGGTCAACATCGTCATCCTCCCGTACGAGAATCCCGACGGCGCGGCCCTCCACGCCATGTTGGCGAGCTTCCCCGAGTCGCAGACCTGGAAGCACCACCCGGCGCGATACAACGCGCTCGGCTTCGAGTACGGCGCTGACCACCTCAACCCGGACAGCCGCTTCGGCGAGGCCCGGGCACGCGGGTCGCTCTGGCGGCGCTGGTTGCCCGATGTCGTCGTCGACAATCACGGGGTGCCGTCACACGAGTGGGTCCAGCCGTTCGCTGGCTACGGCTCACCGCCGCGCTTCCGTGTCTCCTACTGGATCGTTCAGGCGTTACTCTACGGGATCGCGTCGTACCTCGATGACCCGGATGCGCCAGAGCAGCGCGCATCGGTCGACGCCCTGCGCGACGCCGTCTCGGCGAAGGTCCGGGATAGCGATATCGGCGATTGGAACCGTGTCTACGGCGCGAGCTACCGCGCGTGGGGCCAGTCGCGCGAGCCGGAACGCTTCCCCGGCGCGTTCCACGACGACATGCTCTGGCACGTTGCGGCTCTCGAGCCCGGGTCGCCCTATCGCGGCTTTCACCTGCTCTACCCGCGCACGACGGCCCTCTCCTGGATCACCGAGGTGAACGACGAGACGGCCGAAGGGGAGCATCTGGAGCGAGTGGCCCGCGCCCATCTGCTGGCCAACGAGGCGACGCTCGACCTGCTGGTCGCTGCCGCATCGCCGCCCGAAGCGCGGGCGATCGATCACGGTGACGGAGCGACAACCTGGCGGGTCGGTCGCCGGAGGCCGTTACTGGTGCGTGGCTAACGAGCGGGCGGTTGGTGCATCGCCCCCGACCGCGCAGCGGATACACTAGCGAGATGTTGGCCGGCCCCAGCCGCCGCCGCCTGGCGATCGGATCGAGAGACGGTCGCCTGGCTCGGCCATGAAGCGCACCTTGCCGGGCAGTGGTTCTTCGACGCCATCGCGCAGCAGGACGTTTGCCCCTCGCTCGCCCGGTTCGCCGCCCTGGAGGCCCCACGGCGCGATTCGGCGACGTTCGGTCAGCAGTGTGACTTCAGTCAGCGTCTCGAAGGCGATCTCGCGAACCAGCCCGTCACCGCCGCGCGCTGCGCCAGCCCCGCCGGAGCCATCTCGGAGCCGGTACTCGGTGATCCGCATCGGGTAGGCGAACTCGAACGCCTCGACCGGGGTGTTCAGCGTGTTGCTCATGTGGACATGGACTCCGGAGAGACCGTCCAGCCCCGGCCGAGCGCCCATTCCGCCACCCATCGTCTCGTAGTAGGCGAACGGCTGGCCGGTGCGTGGGTCAGTCCCGCCGGCCGTGACGTTGTTCATCGTCCCCTGGCTGGCGGCGGGGATGATGTCCGGCAGCGCCTGAGCCAGCGCGCCGAAGATGACATCGGTGATGCGCTGGGAGGTCTCGACGTTGCCTCCGGCCACTGGCCGTGGTGGACGGGCGTTCACAACGGTCCCGGCCGGCGCAATCACCGTGACCGGCGCGAAGGTGCCGTGGTTGGACGGCGCATCCTCGGGCATCAGACACCGAACGACATAATACGAGGCCGACTTGGCGACGGCCGCGACGGCGTTGATGCTGCCGCGCGATTCGGGCGCTGTGCCGGTGAAGTCGACGGTCATGTCACCGCCGCGGACAGTGACGGTCGCGCAGATCGCGATCGGCTCCGCAGAGACGCCATCGTCGTCGAGATAGTCAGTGAACGTAAACACGCCATCGGGGATCTGCTCGATCGTTGCGCGAGTGATCCGCTCGCCGTAGTCGATCAGCGCGTCGATATGGGCGTTGAGCGTCGCGAGGCCGGCCCGCTCGACGAGCTCCTGGACGCGGCGGGCGGCGGTGCGGTTGGCGGCGACCTGAGCGGTGAGGTCGCCCCGCCGCTCGTCGGGCGTGCGGACGTTGCGCAACAGCAGCCGCAGCGCCGCCTGGTTCGGCTCACCCGCCTCCCACAGCTTGATCGGCGGGATGATGATCCCCTCCTGATAGATCTCCGTGGCGATCGGCATCGAGCCGGCCGAGATGCCGCCGATGTCGGCGTGGTGGGCGCGGTTTGCGGCGAAACCAGCCAGCACCCGCTCGCCAGACTGCCGGACGAATAGCGGTGAGATCAACGTGATATCCGGCAGATGGGTGCCACCGAGAAACGGGTCGTTCAGCGCGATCACATCGCCGGGCAGGAATCGCTCGAACTCCGCCAGCGCGGCTGCGACGGAATCCGGCATCGACCCGAGGTGAACCGGGATGTGCGCCGCCTGGGCGACCAGCCGGCCGTGTCGATCGAACAGTGCGCATGAGAAGTCGCGCCGCTCCTTGATGTTCGGCGAATAGGAGCTGCGCGTCAGCACCGCCCCCATCTCCTCGGCAATCGCCGTCAGCGCGCTGCGGAAGATCTCCAGACTGACCGGATCGACGACCGGCGCTTCAGGTTGGCTACTCATCCCTCATCCCCTTTGCCTCATCCCTGAATAATCAGATTGCCGACTTCGTCGTTCGTCGCGCGCCAGCCGGGCGGGACGACGAGGGTCGTGTCGTACTGGGTGACAATCGCTGGCCCGTCGATGTAGTGGCCAGGCTCGAGAGTGGCGCGATCGTAGATCGGGGTGTCATGACGTATCGCCGCGCCGTTGACGCCGAAGACGGCCGGGAGCGTGAGCGCGGAAGTCGCCGGACGTGGATCGAGCACAGGCTGGCGCGCGATTCGCGGCGGTGTTGCAACGCCGCGCGCCTTGACCCTGACGTTGACCACCTGGACGCGCTCTGCCGGGTCGCTGTAGCCGAAGCGACGCTCGTGGGCGGCGTGGAAGTCCTTGATCGCTGCGTCGAAGTTACCGGTGTAGGGGATAACCAGCTCGTACGACTGCCCGACATACCGTAGGTCGAGCAGGCGCTCGATCCGGATCAAGTCGGGCGCGATCCCTTCCGCGGCAAGGTCGCTCTCTCCGGTTGCCGCGAGCTCGGCGAAGGCCGGCTCGATGATGCTGATGGCATCGGCTGCGTCGACCATGACGGTGCGGACGTAATCCTTCAGCACGTCCGCGGCGAGCATGCCGAGCGCTGAGAGGACCCCCGGCGTCGCCGGCGCCAGCACCCGCGGGATGCGCAGCGCGGCCGCCAGCTCGCAGGCATGCAGCGGGCCTGCCCCGCCGAAGGCGACCAGGCTGAACCGCCGTGGGTCGTGCCCGCGTTCGACCGAGATCACGCGGATCGCAGCCTCCATGTTCGCGTTGGCAATGCGGATGATGCCGAGCGCTGCTTCTTCGACGCTGCCCCCGAGCCGGTCAGCGATTGTTTCGACGGCAGCGCGGGCCGCGTCGACATCGAGCGTCATCGTGCCGCCGAGGAAATTGTCGGGGATCAGCCGGCCCAGGACGACGTTGGCGTCGGTGACGGTTGGCTCGACCCCTCCGCGCCCATAGGCGGCCGGGCCGGGGTCGGCGCCGGCCGAGCGGGGGCCGACGCGAAGCGCGCCGCCGAGGTCGAACCAGGCGATGCTGCCTCCCCCCGCGCCGACGGTGTGGATATCGATCGTCGGGAGTCGGGTCGGGTGGCCGCCGATCTGACCGTCGGTCGTCTCGCCAACGGCTCCGTCGATCAGCGCGACATCCGTCGAGGTGCCGCCCATGTCGAAGGTGATCGTCTGGCTGAAACCGGATGCCCCGCCGACGAACGCCGCGCCGACGACCCCGGCGGCCGGGCCGGAGAGCAACGTCCGCGCCGCCTCTCGTCGCGCGGTCGCCGCCGATATCGAGCCGCCGTTCGATTGCATGATCCGTAGCGGCAACCCATCCGGCAGCGCTTCCTCAAGCCGGGCGAGGTAGCGGTCCATCAGCGGGCCGACGTAGGCGTTGAGCACGACCGTGCTGGTGCGCTCGTACTCCCGGAACTCTGGCAGCACTTCGAAGGATGCCGAGACGT is a window encoding:
- a CDS encoding M14 family metallopeptidase encodes the protein MDTVGWTADRNGDGFVDDIAPRLVINPPRGMVDRDFCARLIDLAARLGLETHALTLPFAVVAGMARTDDRPDLTVATAGDLPVLPAPTALGDERIGNPGEPSSCLTDLFTIRGALADTDGDLLPDMTRLTFDLPVEMPAQLAASLANFAARVGLETGGVTLPLAREGGSRFVVRPDIGTSRVTAKDGGWLAEGDAIELADLLDRVAGEWPHLAAPECGGVGQSLARLRRWLAGDGPEPNDPGAVLWEREWEADWEVDGAVAAIAELPNNALDGRRLVVFASEPPDIRRELEERLVADLGSRGIDIDIVVLSAFKAGLSWLREVVTPALVALPASPARVRIAYRRMAEVNTLDMPIRWLQELFPGPELMAAELGIDPGAIEMVEAGDDTPATFVADAFDAEGASLGRWTCTPPWRAQPFVPALGDEPGRVVVTTGGVMAADGDSWRELARVPTDLETFWEFWQGVVVPDLLRLVEEAGARAVSQPFFGELLAEVWVSEPNERLGVREENDSAAEALAEDIYFTTLDAIELFGQRQTGDTLSAPGAIVPIVRVSPGAAPCARVTLRAAPSRPSLPYPDLRVAELRLDGNHLAMSIVATVDGDPAATLARLQQLATMELTDGRDLIAARVVLNDTTVDLTLSLTSPLVSGPSSPGPRPSMTANLHGDAIVEMAESLAAAPEVTAWIEDWSYQSRPIPALSLAAPCEGRLRSPLKAAILKPTYLIVARHHANEISSTNAAFQLAWLCANEPHWRRYLDAVNIVILPYENPDGAALHAMLASFPESQTWKHHPARYNALGFEYGADHLNPDSRFGEARARGSLWRRWLPDVVVDNHGVPSHEWVQPFAGYGSPPRFRVSYWIVQALLYGIASYLDDPDAPEQRASVDALRDAVSAKVRDSDIGDWNRVYGASYRAWGQSREPERFPGAFHDDMLWHVAALEPGSPYRGFHLLYPRTTALSWITEVNDETAEGEHLERVARAHLLANEATLDLLVAAASPPEARAIDHGDGATTWRVGRRRPLLVRG
- a CDS encoding CBS domain-containing protein, translated to MSDGRSSRQQRRSGRWRQRQPDQPLRHSLDLSAYLDELADIRNESGTNLAGAGEQALKALDRFLASLASNLGMNDERASLGDSIRYLERSPMQDAREIAARAERYRDTRNALAHNPDIMLRPEAATRIIDGVEEIVRLAAIGIAEISHRAIVTTRADEPLAEARDRMLHHHYGQLVVVDSRGRLVDLLTDRDIVVAEAREDIDGDGQRLTVGEAIALRGYRAAGVLSRHSAASEAIDLLRDERVAAVVITENGTIGEVPLGIITRGDVLKTS
- a CDS encoding hydantoinase B/oxoprolinase family protein, with protein sequence MSSQPEAPVVDPVSLEIFRSALTAIAEEMGAVLTRSSYSPNIKERRDFSCALFDRHGRLVAQAAHIPVHLGSMPDSVAAALAEFERFLPGDVIALNDPFLGGTHLPDITLISPLFVRQSGERVLAGFAANRAHHADIGGISAGSMPIATEIYQEGIIIPPIKLWEAGEPNQAALRLLLRNVRTPDERRGDLTAQVAANRTAARRVQELVERAGLATLNAHIDALIDYGERITRATIEQIPDGVFTFTDYLDDDGVSAEPIAICATVTVRGGDMTVDFTGTAPESRGSINAVAAVAKSASYYVVRCLMPEDAPSNHGTFAPVTVIAPAGTVVNARPPRPVAGGNVETSQRITDVIFGALAQALPDIIPAASQGTMNNVTAGGTDPRTGQPFAYYETMGGGMGARPGLDGLSGVHVHMSNTLNTPVEAFEFAYPMRITEYRLRDGSGGAGAARGGDGLVREIAFETLTEVTLLTERRRIAPWGLQGGEPGERGANVLLRDGVEEPLPGKVRFMAEPGDRLSIRSPGGGGWGRPTSR
- a CDS encoding MFS transporter, with amino-acid sequence MSSSSAMAAPSPTILTRQFLLTCAAGVTLFASFQLLTAVLPLYVRDDLGGSTTAVGLIVGVFSIAALLPRLFIGREIDRTGAKRFLLVGAGLFLLAGILYMFANTVPLVLGVRAVHGLGMACFHTASFAFIAQISPPSRRGEAMGIWGLMSTFATAISPYLGLLIRDATGMTTLFAIAAGGAAAALVLLTFVTDPGPDENVSSASRGGLFEPSVMPAAVLILLSNLVYGAIAAFIIVYAEDRDIANSGLYFTVFAVAVLASRVFGGRLADRLSRLAVVLPTFVLTILAMGTLALTSSLALLLLTGVLFGLAFGAGQPALNAFAVDLVEPARRGAGMATFTSFFEAGIGMGAIGMGAVAGITGYSMMFALTAIFPIIALVYGFAVARPAERAHHQ
- a CDS encoding dipeptide epimerase, whose amino-acid sequence is MRITGVELIPIRLPLVEPFIISYGTFPDVESVLVRLETDDGTTGWGEGTPDPHVTGETFGGVLETLRLLAPTLLGRDPLDRTALISDLDRRISGNPTAKAAIDIALHDLVGRATGLPVWALLGGRSRTHLTISRVVSMKTPSEMAADAVAHVGAGFNTVKLKIGDANDVALDIRRVAAVREAVGPDIAIKIDVNQGWRTPGIAIQGARGVAPYLPAYVEQPVDWRDLEGLAEVRRMAGVPIMADEAIHDARDALRAVSLRACDLINIKLMKSGGLLGSLTLNAIAETAGYTCQVGTMVESSIASAAGLHLALALANVHTVEMGGPLMLAEDIGGLSDYYAGEMVRAPAGPGLGIEPDERAIQRFAGQRIWIR
- a CDS encoding hydantoinase/oxoprolinase family protein encodes the protein MTERSALVGVDTGGTFTDFVVIDGDDIRVHKVLSTPDSPDRAIVQGLRELGVLDRMHALVHGSTVATNAVLERKGVRAGLITTSGFRDVLEIGRQTRPKLYDLRVTREEPLVPRDRRVEVIERLDERGGVMTPLDAESVTRAVQAMVDSGVRSVAVCLLFSFANPAHEEAVAAAARAAGLHVSASFEVLPEFREYERTSTVVLNAYVGPLMDRYLARLEEALPDGLPLRIMQSNGGSISAATARREAARTLLSGPAAGVVGAAFVGGASGFSQTITFDMGGTSTDVALIDGAVGETTDGQIGGHPTRLPTIDIHTVGAGGGSIAWFDLGGALRVGPRSAGADPGPAAYGRGGVEPTVTDANVVLGRLIPDNFLGGTMTLDVDAARAAVETIADRLGGSVEEAALGIIRIANANMEAAIRVISVERGHDPRRFSLVAFGGAGPLHACELAAALRIPRVLAPATPGVLSALGMLAADVLKDYVRTVMVDAADAISIIEPAFAELAATGESDLAAEGIAPDLIRIERLLDLRYVGQSYELVIPYTGNFDAAIKDFHAAHERRFGYSDPAERVQVVNVRVKARGVATPPRIARQPVLDPRPATSALTLPAVFGVNGAAIRHDTPIYDRATLEPGHYIDGPAIVTQYDTTLVVPPGWRATNDEVGNLIIQG